The Cryomorphaceae bacterium 1068 genome window below encodes:
- the trmD gene encoding tRNA (guanosine(37)-N1)-methyltransferase TrmD, which translates to MRIDILTGLPNLLQSPLNDSIVKRSQSKGIVEIVVHDLRGFSLQNQRSIDDYAYGGGAGMVMSAEPIARCFDQIMAEREYDDLIYMTPDGATLTQSKANSLSTKKNIAILCGHYKGVDERIREQYITKEISIGDYVLSGGELAAAVLTDAIVRLVPGVLNDETSALTDSFQDDLLAPPVYTRPADFRGWKVPEILLSGNEGAIEVWREEKALERTKSRRPDLWEKFNGNE; encoded by the coding sequence ATGAGGATAGATATTTTGACCGGTTTGCCAAACCTGTTGCAAAGTCCGCTTAACGATAGTATCGTCAAGCGATCACAGAGCAAGGGAATCGTGGAAATTGTAGTCCATGATCTTCGGGGCTTCAGTCTGCAGAATCAGCGAAGCATTGATGACTATGCTTACGGCGGTGGTGCAGGGATGGTCATGTCAGCCGAACCTATAGCACGGTGCTTCGATCAAATAATGGCCGAAAGAGAATACGATGACCTCATCTACATGACTCCTGACGGGGCGACCCTAACTCAATCAAAGGCTAATTCGCTATCAACGAAAAAGAATATTGCAATTCTTTGTGGCCACTACAAAGGCGTTGACGAACGAATCAGAGAGCAATACATCACCAAAGAAATCTCCATAGGAGACTATGTTTTGAGCGGTGGAGAACTGGCTGCAGCGGTATTAACGGATGCAATTGTAAGATTGGTGCCAGGAGTGCTAAACGATGAAACTTCGGCTTTAACCGACTCCTTTCAAGATGACTTACTGGCCCCACCCGTCTATACAAGACCCGCCGATTTCAGAGGTTGGAAGGTTCCTGAAATTCTTCTTTCCGGAAATGAAGGCGCAATCGAAGTCTGGCGTGAAGAAAAAGCACTAGAACGAACCAAGTCCAGAAGACCTGATTTATGGGAAAAATTCAATGGAAATGAGTAG
- a CDS encoding WG repeat-containing protein: MKNHLISFSILCFGFLLLSAGLPGRLQKAYNALAIYDYFQAKELFYKSLKNDPVAASYGLSIIYGRNDNPFTHIDSAHKYINISEQNWASVDAKSRIDYSVVGVDSLSILGQAYTVDSLAFLRAKAVNEISDWNEFIDNFDNAEFQALAIEKRNEILFQSAKAENTSEAYATFLTNFPNAEQKEEAEKLYDERNFEERTADNTLESYQSFIDSFPLSPYVPDAEERIFNLATAGGKAQDYLSFVELFISNPYTDIAWKRIYALEVKEITAQSIAEFTLNYPNYPFMPELKQQFELAVTRFYPITDGDYWGFINDKGEVAIAPKYEWVENFSDGIAMVGIGDEVTYIDKEEKEISKKRFSDGFAFNRGLAVVEKDDGYGIINRIGEFVVEPIYDDIGENSEGFFYVEKDGFFGYVNEAGENVIPFIYADAQDFHQGVAVVSDSSGAKGLINKVGNQITPFNYDWIESFTSIELPVRYRQNGSFGLLNRGGLNLTDSLYQALGEFSDGLILASSDDLYGFLNTKGDTVIDFLYSYSPAALTNSKFENGYAKVYQKDKVGVIDSTGFKVFPAIFEDIGTFTGNLIPVKKRGKWGYSDLDVNLALGYQYDYVSNFSDSLAIVSEDGLFGVIDTLGKTKTPLVFRSVEWIDTLLLVQDTAFGIISLTQDTLVPLQYDKISRIDKKVVQLKRFNGTYDYYDLSKKGFLRKEETLAE, from the coding sequence GTGAAAAATCATTTGATTTCATTCTCGATACTTTGCTTTGGTTTTCTTCTGCTGAGTGCCGGGCTCCCGGGGCGGCTTCAAAAAGCCTACAATGCTCTGGCTATTTACGACTATTTTCAAGCGAAGGAGTTGTTTTACAAAAGCCTCAAGAATGACCCCGTGGCGGCGAGTTATGGCTTAAGTATCATCTACGGTAGAAACGACAACCCATTTACTCATATTGATTCGGCTCATAAGTACATTAATATTTCTGAGCAAAATTGGGCAAGTGTTGATGCTAAATCCAGAATCGACTATTCTGTAGTTGGGGTTGATAGCTTGTCCATTTTGGGGCAGGCTTATACAGTAGATAGTCTGGCTTTTCTGAGAGCTAAAGCAGTAAACGAAATCTCCGATTGGAATGAATTTATAGATAATTTTGACAATGCTGAGTTCCAAGCATTGGCCATTGAGAAAAGAAATGAAATATTATTTCAGTCGGCCAAAGCCGAAAACACTTCGGAAGCTTATGCGACTTTTTTAACAAATTTCCCCAATGCGGAGCAAAAAGAAGAAGCTGAGAAACTATATGACGAGAGGAATTTTGAGGAGCGAACAGCCGACAATACTCTTGAGAGCTATCAAAGTTTTATTGATTCCTTTCCATTGAGTCCGTATGTGCCTGATGCCGAGGAGAGGATTTTTAATCTGGCTACTGCCGGTGGTAAGGCTCAAGACTATTTGTCTTTTGTTGAGTTATTCATTTCTAATCCTTACACCGATATCGCTTGGAAAAGAATTTATGCGCTTGAAGTAAAAGAGATCACCGCCCAGAGCATTGCAGAGTTTACGTTGAACTACCCCAACTATCCATTTATGCCAGAGCTGAAACAGCAATTTGAGTTGGCCGTCACTCGTTTTTATCCCATCACCGATGGAGATTATTGGGGTTTCATCAATGATAAGGGAGAAGTGGCCATTGCACCGAAATACGAATGGGTAGAAAATTTTTCTGACGGAATTGCTATGGTAGGCATCGGTGATGAAGTAACGTATATCGATAAAGAAGAGAAAGAGATTTCCAAGAAACGTTTTTCTGACGGCTTTGCCTTCAATAGAGGTCTTGCCGTAGTTGAAAAAGACGATGGTTACGGAATAATTAATCGAATAGGTGAATTCGTCGTTGAACCCATTTATGATGATATTGGCGAAAACTCAGAAGGCTTTTTCTATGTTGAAAAGGATGGTTTTTTCGGTTATGTAAATGAAGCAGGGGAAAATGTCATACCCTTTATTTATGCCGATGCACAGGATTTTCATCAAGGAGTAGCTGTAGTTTCGGATTCATCAGGGGCGAAAGGACTTATCAATAAAGTAGGAAATCAGATAACTCCTTTTAATTATGATTGGATCGAGTCTTTCACTTCAATAGAGCTCCCCGTTCGGTATAGACAAAATGGATCATTCGGATTATTGAACCGCGGTGGACTCAATTTGACTGACAGCTTGTACCAGGCTCTAGGTGAATTTAGTGATGGGCTTATTTTGGCTTCCTCTGATGATTTGTATGGATTTCTAAATACCAAGGGAGATACCGTTATTGATTTCTTGTATTCATACTCGCCCGCTGCATTGACAAACTCAAAGTTTGAAAATGGTTATGCTAAGGTTTATCAAAAAGACAAAGTTGGAGTGATTGACTCGACTGGTTTTAAAGTATTTCCTGCCATTTTTGAAGACATCGGTACCTTTACAGGCAATCTGATTCCGGTGAAAAAACGAGGTAAATGGGGATATTCCGATCTTGACGTGAATCTCGCTCTTGGATATCAGTATGACTATGTCTCTAACTTTTCAGATTCACTGGCCATTGTATCTGAGGATGGTTTATTTGGAGTAATTGATACTTTGGGGAAGACCAAAACTCCATTGGTATTTCGTTCCGTGGAGTGGATTGATACACTTTTATTGGTGCAGGATACCGCCTTTGGTATTATAAGTTTGACTCAAGATACTCTTGTGCCCTTACAATACGATAAAATTAGTCGAATAGACAAGAAAGTAGTTCAGCTAAAGAGGTTTAACGGAACTTATGATTATTACGACCTTAGCAAGAAGGGGTTCTTGAGAAAGGAAGAAACGTTGGCTGAATGA
- a CDS encoding pyridoxal-dependent decarboxylase → MNNLNFADPIEEDSMKKQPAEEATLREIFDLMQNWIEESRNPETSVINYLAPQELSEKLDFGLRREGGGNEMMIEEVKQYLTYAVRTANPAYLNQLFGGFGFPGFVGELITALTNTSMYTYEVAPVATLMEKALIEKMLTFTGWRQGEGIFTSGGSQSNLYAMLLARNATFSEVKTQGITALPKLAVLVSERSHFSLLKAANTIGIGHNGVVKVKTDERGKMRGAAVAQALEETIKKGMVPFMICSTAGTTETGSFDSIDEITELAENHGLWHHVDGSWGGSLILSDKYQPFFKGLERADSFTWNPHKLMSIPLTCSAFMAKEKGIMRKEIQSNNADYIYHDYDNSEFDTGPSSLSCGRRVDSLKLWLSWNYWGEEGYRERVEKCMQLADYATEKVKESAELELMFSTESLNVNFRFVVPEGENADEFNKRLRYELVQKGLAMVNYCTLEAGLSIRLVLLNPDLNPEDIDRFFDRFIATGRLLLQKTL, encoded by the coding sequence ATGAATAATCTTAATTTTGCCGATCCCATTGAGGAGGATAGCATGAAAAAGCAGCCTGCTGAAGAAGCGACCTTAAGAGAAATTTTTGACTTGATGCAGAATTGGATTGAAGAGAGTCGCAATCCTGAAACATCAGTCATTAATTACTTAGCCCCTCAAGAATTGAGTGAAAAGCTCGATTTTGGCCTTCGCCGTGAAGGTGGAGGAAATGAGATGATGATTGAAGAGGTGAAGCAATACCTTACTTACGCGGTTAGGACCGCCAATCCGGCATACCTCAATCAACTATTCGGAGGATTTGGATTCCCTGGTTTTGTGGGAGAGCTGATTACAGCACTCACCAATACTTCAATGTATACGTATGAAGTAGCCCCGGTTGCCACTTTAATGGAAAAAGCACTCATCGAGAAAATGCTCACTTTCACCGGTTGGAGACAAGGTGAAGGAATTTTCACATCGGGTGGTTCGCAGTCGAATCTTTACGCCATGTTGTTGGCGCGAAATGCCACCTTTTCTGAAGTTAAGACCCAAGGAATAACAGCTCTTCCGAAATTGGCCGTTCTCGTCTCTGAGCGGAGTCATTTTTCACTCCTGAAAGCAGCAAATACTATAGGTATTGGTCATAATGGTGTAGTGAAGGTTAAGACAGATGAAAGAGGTAAAATGCGAGGAGCCGCTGTGGCTCAGGCACTGGAAGAAACCATAAAGAAAGGAATGGTTCCGTTCATGATCTGCTCTACGGCTGGAACTACTGAAACGGGATCATTCGATTCTATCGATGAAATCACCGAGCTTGCTGAAAATCATGGGCTTTGGCACCATGTGGATGGTTCTTGGGGTGGAAGCTTAATTCTAAGTGATAAGTACCAGCCTTTTTTCAAAGGACTCGAAAGAGCTGACAGCTTTACGTGGAATCCGCATAAGTTGATGAGTATCCCTCTTACTTGCTCGGCCTTCATGGCTAAGGAAAAAGGTATAATGAGAAAGGAGATACAATCCAATAACGCAGATTATATCTACCACGATTACGACAATTCAGAGTTTGATACAGGACCCTCAAGTTTGTCTTGTGGCAGGCGAGTAGACTCGCTCAAGCTATGGCTCTCATGGAACTATTGGGGAGAAGAGGGGTATCGAGAAAGAGTAGAGAAATGTATGCAACTCGCGGATTATGCCACTGAAAAAGTGAAGGAATCTGCGGAACTGGAGCTCATGTTTTCGACTGAAAGTTTAAATGTTAATTTTCGGTTTGTCGTTCCGGAAGGTGAAAATGCGGATGAGTTCAATAAGAGGTTACGCTACGAACTGGTTCAAAAAGGCCTCGCTATGGTGAATTATTGCACACTTGAGGCAGGGCTATCCATTCGACTCGTTTTGCTCAATCCCGATTTAAATCCTGAAGATATCGATCGCTTTTTCGATCGCTTTATCGCTACAGGTCGCTTATTGCTTCAAAAGACCCTCTGA
- a CDS encoding DNA starvation/stationary phase protection protein: METKAKEKSFIKLGFDKDEAYEVVETLNALLANYAVLYQKIRNFHWNVTGGDFFDIHEKLEEEYTAAAEYIDSVAERIRILGFKPLSTLSAYIEKSDIEETEEDLSGAQMMEIIVEDYETLLSFMVDAADAAIEHGDIGTETLMREILSRTEEKHWMFTAFIKKG, from the coding sequence ATGGAAACTAAAGCAAAAGAAAAGTCATTTATCAAATTGGGTTTTGATAAAGATGAAGCATATGAAGTAGTAGAAACCCTTAACGCCCTCTTGGCAAATTATGCGGTTCTATATCAAAAGATCAGAAATTTTCATTGGAATGTTACGGGTGGGGATTTCTTTGATATCCACGAAAAATTGGAGGAAGAATATACTGCAGCTGCGGAATACATCGATTCAGTAGCGGAGAGAATTCGAATTCTTGGATTCAAGCCATTGAGTACACTTTCTGCCTACATTGAAAAATCAGACATCGAGGAGACTGAAGAAGACCTCAGCGGAGCCCAAATGATGGAAATAATCGTAGAAGATTACGAAACGCTACTCTCGTTTATGGTCGATGCAGCTGATGCAGCAATTGAGCATGGAGACATAGGAACAGAAACATTGATGAGAGAAATTCTGTCTCGCACAGAAGAGAAGCATTGGATGTTTACTGCTTTTATTAAAAAGGGGTAG
- a CDS encoding ferrous iron transport protein A, translated as MNSVTADTIRTNQTVEIVDLDSNETGQRLGEMGFWPGKSITLVLSAPFGDPMAFEVDNTVIALRKNEARLIKVKTSAA; from the coding sequence ATGAATTCGGTCACCGCAGATACCATAAGAACCAATCAGACAGTTGAAATTGTTGATCTCGACAGCAATGAAACCGGACAGCGTTTGGGGGAAATGGGATTCTGGCCCGGTAAGAGTATTACACTCGTTTTGTCAGCTCCTTTCGGAGACCCGATGGCGTTTGAAGTAGATAATACGGTAATAGCTTTGCGCAAGAATGAGGCTAGATTGATCAAAGTCAAGACTTCCGCCGCGTAG
- the feoB gene encoding ferrous iron transport protein B, protein MAKSKSSPLIALTGVPNVGKTTIFNKLTGLNQKVGNYPGVTVDKVIGRMKTSTGTVDILDLPGTYNLYPRSEDERVVFRVLSGLEPDIEVAAVITIADMSNPERSLFLVTQLVDMGYPTALVLNMEDQAKKEGLEINKILLQRLLGIPVFTASADKGIGIDQIKKAIEENGFSEGRKVVDPAEFCDESLLLKVSGITKQSNPYQALQVLKFKDEEKQIPKEIRERLSELVEEYSFNPAQVQREETKIRYDHVREILSKCLKSPQKKRAGLTRKLDSIFLHPVFGFGIFLAILFMVFQAIFSWAEGPMDFIDTSFAFIAQWVSEALPSGALTDLLTEGIIPGLGGIVIFVPQIALLFAFLSLLEGSGYMARAVFITDRVMRPFGLNGRSVVPLISGFACAIPGIMAARTISNRRDRLITIFVTPFMSCSARLPVYIVLVGLLFPDGESTFFNSKGTAFFGLYLLGILAALVSAAGMKAIMKTERSGTLVLELPRYRVPQLQTVVTTMYEKSKTFVLEAGKIILAISIVLWVLASYGPGDSMEQAASSVALPKVETAEAMHEYHTEVSSKKIQASYAGIVGKWVEPVIRPLGYDWKIGIALICSFAAREVFVSTMATIYSIGADSEDIQTLQQLLSTEKRDDTGEPTFTSATVWSLLVFYAFAMQCMSTIAIVKRETNGWKWPIIQTVYMTALAYVSALFVYQLLS, encoded by the coding sequence ATGGCCAAGTCTAAAAGCTCACCTCTTATTGCCCTCACTGGAGTTCCTAATGTAGGCAAGACCACAATTTTTAATAAGCTTACAGGACTGAACCAAAAGGTCGGGAATTACCCTGGGGTTACAGTCGATAAGGTCATCGGTCGCATGAAAACATCGACCGGTACTGTTGACATTCTTGATCTCCCCGGAACATACAATCTTTATCCCAGGTCTGAAGATGAAAGAGTCGTATTTAGGGTTCTTTCAGGTTTGGAGCCTGATATAGAGGTTGCCGCTGTTATAACGATTGCCGATATGAGCAATCCGGAGAGGAGCCTCTTTCTGGTAACACAGTTGGTGGATATGGGCTACCCCACAGCGCTCGTTCTGAATATGGAGGACCAGGCTAAAAAAGAAGGTCTGGAAATAAATAAGATTCTACTGCAGCGGTTACTGGGAATTCCTGTTTTTACAGCCTCTGCCGATAAAGGAATTGGCATAGATCAAATTAAAAAAGCGATTGAAGAAAATGGCTTTTCAGAAGGTCGAAAAGTAGTTGACCCTGCTGAATTTTGTGATGAGTCACTTCTTCTCAAGGTTTCCGGTATTACAAAACAGAGCAACCCATATCAAGCTCTTCAGGTTTTGAAATTTAAAGACGAAGAGAAGCAAATCCCGAAAGAGATTCGCGAGCGGCTTTCTGAATTGGTTGAAGAGTACAGTTTCAATCCTGCTCAAGTGCAAAGGGAAGAGACCAAGATTCGTTATGATCACGTTCGAGAAATCTTGTCCAAATGCCTGAAGTCTCCTCAGAAGAAAAGGGCAGGACTTACGAGAAAGTTAGATAGTATTTTTTTACATCCCGTATTCGGGTTTGGAATCTTTCTGGCCATACTTTTCATGGTTTTCCAAGCTATTTTTTCATGGGCTGAAGGCCCTATGGATTTCATTGATACCTCCTTTGCATTCATAGCACAATGGGTCAGCGAAGCCTTGCCTTCAGGAGCACTTACTGATTTACTAACGGAAGGAATTATCCCTGGACTTGGTGGGATTGTCATCTTTGTACCTCAAATAGCACTTCTTTTCGCCTTTTTGTCTCTTCTGGAAGGGTCTGGCTATATGGCGCGTGCAGTTTTTATTACTGATCGTGTTATGAGGCCTTTCGGTCTCAATGGTCGTAGTGTAGTGCCTTTGATTTCAGGCTTTGCCTGCGCCATACCTGGAATCATGGCTGCTCGCACCATTTCAAACCGTCGCGACAGACTCATTACCATTTTTGTGACACCTTTTATGAGCTGTTCAGCTCGGTTACCCGTCTACATTGTATTGGTGGGATTGCTATTTCCTGACGGTGAGTCTACCTTCTTTAATTCAAAAGGTACTGCTTTCTTTGGGTTGTATCTGTTGGGTATATTAGCTGCTCTGGTATCTGCAGCAGGAATGAAGGCCATAATGAAAACGGAAAGATCAGGTACTTTGGTGCTAGAGCTTCCGAGATACCGAGTGCCTCAGCTTCAAACTGTTGTTACTACTATGTATGAAAAGTCAAAGACTTTCGTACTGGAGGCGGGAAAAATTATTCTTGCCATCAGCATAGTTCTTTGGGTACTGGCCTCATATGGTCCCGGCGATTCCATGGAGCAAGCTGCTTCTTCCGTCGCTTTGCCAAAAGTAGAAACGGCCGAAGCCATGCATGAGTATCACACCGAAGTTTCGTCTAAAAAAATACAAGCTTCTTACGCCGGGATAGTTGGAAAATGGGTTGAACCGGTTATCAGACCGCTGGGATATGATTGGAAAATCGGAATAGCCTTGATATGTAGCTTTGCAGCCAGAGAAGTATTTGTAAGTACGATGGCTACAATTTACAGCATCGGAGCAGATAGCGAAGATATCCAAACACTACAGCAGCTGCTGAGTACTGAAAAAAGAGATGATACCGGTGAGCCAACTTTTACTTCAGCTACAGTTTGGTCGTTGCTCGTTTTCTATGCATTTGCCATGCAATGTATGAGTACTATAGCTATAGTAAAAAGGGAAACTAATGGCTGGAAGTGGCCCATCATCCAAACTGTCTATATGACGGCCTTGGCATATGTTTCAGCCTTATTTGTTTATCAGTTGCTTTCTTAA